In Candidatus Poribacteria bacterium, a genomic segment contains:
- a CDS encoding ferredoxin, whose amino-acid sequence MKVKIDADLCIGCGLCSETCPDVFELDEDEGVAKVKVEEVPDEAKECVQQAAEDCPADAIEVEE is encoded by the coding sequence ATGAAGGTCAAGATCGACGCCGATCTGTGTATAGGTTGTGGGCTGTGCTCTGAAACCTGTCCCGACGTCTTCGAACTGGATGAGGACGAGGGCGTCGCCAAGGTCAAGGTCGAAGAGGTTCCTGACGAGGCGAAGGAGTGCGTTCAGCAGGCCGCCGAGGACTGCCCAGCCGACGCCATAGAGGTTGAGGAGTAG